A part of Larkinella insperata genomic DNA contains:
- a CDS encoding MBOAT family O-acyltransferase, producing MLFNSLQFLVFFPIVTTLYFVLPHRFRWVLLLVASCYFYMDFIPVYILILIFTILIDYYAGILIEQSTGKRRKQYLALSIIANVGVLAVFKYYNFFIDNINTVLGAVGQSQLAYWQLILPIGLSFHTFQAMSYTIEVYRGNYPAERHLGYYALYVLYYPQLVAGPIERPQNVIHQFKIKHDFNYQKAVDGLKLMAYGLFKKVVIADNLAAYVDSYYAGVHTGPATNSLIAMFLFSIQIYCDFSGYSDMALGTSKVMGIELMKNFNFPYFSHSITEYWRKWHLSLSTWFRDYLYFTLGGNKKHKYRNVFIVFMVSGFWHGANWTYIIWGAIHGSLQILEDIFKIRQNKGVIAFLYTNLLVTLAFVFFRSPDLTTAFRVFANTVSPHFDWHNPLLSKKIMLVTGLFILAEYGLSHREYLGTLNTLRKPVRYSIYYALILAVIFLGRFGGGNQFIYFQF from the coding sequence ATGCTGTTCAATTCACTTCAATTTCTGGTCTTTTTCCCCATCGTAACAACCCTGTATTTTGTGCTGCCGCATCGGTTTCGGTGGGTGCTGCTGCTCGTAGCGAGTTGTTACTTTTACATGGATTTCATCCCGGTCTACATTCTGATTCTGATTTTCACGATTTTAATCGATTATTACGCCGGAATCCTGATAGAGCAGTCCACTGGAAAACGGCGCAAACAATACCTGGCGCTCAGCATCATTGCCAACGTTGGCGTACTGGCGGTATTCAAATACTATAATTTCTTCATCGACAACATCAATACCGTGCTCGGCGCGGTTGGTCAGAGCCAACTGGCCTACTGGCAACTCATTTTACCCATCGGCCTGTCGTTCCACACGTTTCAGGCCATGAGCTATACCATTGAGGTCTACCGGGGCAACTACCCCGCCGAACGGCATCTGGGATATTATGCCCTCTACGTGCTTTACTACCCCCAGCTGGTGGCAGGGCCGATCGAGCGGCCGCAGAACGTTATTCACCAGTTCAAGATCAAGCATGATTTTAACTACCAGAAAGCCGTCGATGGGTTGAAACTGATGGCGTACGGCCTGTTCAAAAAGGTGGTCATTGCCGACAACCTGGCGGCTTACGTCGATTCGTATTACGCGGGTGTACACACCGGTCCGGCAACCAATTCCCTGATTGCCATGTTTTTGTTCTCCATCCAGATCTACTGCGATTTTTCGGGCTACTCCGATATGGCGCTGGGGACGTCGAAGGTAATGGGCATTGAATTAATGAAGAATTTCAATTTCCCATACTTCTCGCATTCGATCACCGAATACTGGCGAAAATGGCACCTGTCGCTGTCTACCTGGTTTCGCGACTACCTGTACTTTACGCTGGGCGGCAACAAAAAACACAAATACCGCAACGTCTTTATCGTTTTCATGGTATCGGGTTTTTGGCACGGGGCCAACTGGACGTACATCATCTGGGGCGCTATTCACGGCAGTCTGCAAATTCTGGAAGATATTTTCAAAATCCGCCAAAACAAAGGTGTCATCGCTTTTCTGTACACGAACCTGCTGGTCACTCTGGCCTTTGTGTTTTTCCGGTCGCCCGACCTGACAACGGCTTTTCGCGTGTTTGCCAACACCGTATCTCCGCACTTCGACTGGCATAACCCGTTGCTATCGAAAAAAATTATGCTCGTAACGGGCCTGTTTATCCTCGCGGAATACGGGTTGAGCCACCGGGAGTATCTTGGCACCCTAAACACCCTGCGCAAACCGGTCCGTTACAGTATTTACTATGCCTTAATTCTGGCGGTTATTTTTCTAGGACGCTTCGGCGGTGGCAATCAATTCATTTATTTTCAATTCTGA
- a CDS encoding capsule assembly Wzi family protein, producing the protein MQYHAEAGVLLFDGQQTPFWLRANQNGTVPVTQPAASLRLGVASGYTGPTTRVGQTKPKRFDWGYSLEVVGNTGRTSQLLLPEAYMKARYSFIEVYAGRRRGSVGLVDTNLTSGAYSWSGNALPLPTVQIGTPDYVSLGFLKHLIAFRAFYNHGWFENDGKKVTHSYLHQKVLYVRLGKPSWKVKLFGGFNHQVQWGGYSTSLDNTMANNGVLPHDLQSYIFMVTGYRHPNEKNTSLSAFENNRIGNHLGSVDLGMTVDLGHYNVFAYRQNLYDDGSLFRLTNIRDGLNGIRLRNNRPTHALFSIREALVEYLYTKSQGGAIVAMMPALLGRDNYFNNSQYIDGWIYKQRALGTPFLTPGTEVRPGLPNGAIANNRISMLHVGLTGQLAQVQWMTKISFSNNFGTYDAPFPDQTTQLSALLNLAAPVTLPVLGPVSLNSSLALDRGKLLPSSTGFYLGLRKTLTHQPRTVATLDQPK; encoded by the coding sequence GTGCAGTATCACGCCGAGGCCGGTGTTCTGTTGTTCGATGGACAACAGACGCCGTTCTGGCTGAGGGCCAATCAAAACGGAACCGTCCCCGTCACCCAGCCGGCGGCCAGCCTGCGCCTTGGCGTGGCATCCGGCTACACAGGACCCACCACCCGGGTGGGCCAGACCAAACCAAAGCGCTTCGACTGGGGCTACAGCCTCGAAGTGGTGGGCAACACCGGCCGAACCAGCCAGCTCCTGCTTCCCGAAGCGTATATGAAGGCCCGTTACAGCTTTATCGAAGTCTACGCCGGTCGTCGGCGCGGTTCGGTCGGGCTGGTCGATACCAACCTGACGTCGGGCGCCTATAGCTGGTCGGGCAATGCCCTGCCGCTGCCCACGGTACAGATCGGTACGCCGGACTACGTTTCCCTGGGTTTTCTGAAACATCTAATTGCGTTCCGGGCTTTCTACAACCACGGCTGGTTCGAGAACGACGGCAAAAAAGTTACTCACTCCTATCTCCATCAGAAAGTTCTGTACGTTCGCCTGGGCAAGCCTTCCTGGAAAGTAAAATTATTCGGGGGCTTCAACCATCAGGTTCAGTGGGGCGGTTACTCGACCAGCCTGGATAACACCATGGCCAACAACGGTGTGCTGCCCCACGACCTACAAAGCTACATTTTCATGGTAACCGGCTACCGGCATCCCAACGAAAAAAACACTTCGCTTTCGGCGTTTGAAAACAACCGCATTGGCAACCACCTGGGATCGGTTGACCTGGGCATGACGGTCGATCTGGGCCACTACAACGTCTTTGCTTACCGGCAAAACCTCTACGACGACGGTTCGCTGTTTCGCCTGACCAACATCCGCGATGGCTTGAACGGCATTCGCCTGCGGAACAACCGGCCCACCCACGCGCTTTTCTCGATCCGGGAAGCACTCGTGGAATATCTGTACACCAAGAGCCAGGGTGGGGCAATTGTTGCCATGATGCCAGCCTTGTTGGGAAGGGATAATTACTTCAACAATTCGCAGTACATCGACGGCTGGATTTACAAACAGCGCGCCCTGGGTACGCCTTTTCTGACACCCGGCACCGAAGTGCGTCCCGGCTTGCCCAACGGCGCCATTGCCAACAACCGGATTTCAATGCTCCACGTCGGGCTGACGGGTCAGCTGGCGCAGGTGCAGTGGATGACCAAGATCTCGTTCAGCAACAATTTCGGTACGTACGACGCCCCTTTCCCCGACCAGACCACGCAGCTGTCTGCGCTTCTGAATCTGGCCGCTCCGGTCACCTTGCCGGTTCTCGGTCCGGTCAGTCTGAACTCGTCGCTGGCCCTTGATCGCGGGAAACTGCTTCCCAGTTCCACCGGATTCTACCTCGGTTTACGCAAAACGCTGACCCACCAACCCCGCACGGTAGCAACCCTCGACCAACCGAAATAA